The DNA region gaacctgaacctgaacctgaacccagctgtgtgtcctttaagagcgacCGGTCAAAGAATTTCTTCATTAATTTCAAACAGAATGTTCCATCAGCCCAGCAGTGAGTAGCTGTCAGTATTCAGTGGAGGTTGCATCATGTTTCAGATGATAACCAGTTTCCAGctgaattacttgagacttgttgATGTCTCTGATGAACTAATgagctgcatcatgtgtgtgatgtgatgttttagttcagtcctgcagctctttattaaaacaaaggGAGAATATTACTGAATATCTGTCCACTGATGTGGCTTTTTTACAAGATGCTGATTATGCAGTGAACAGGGCGGCTGATGCAGAAATATTATGTTCTCACACGTTGTGTTTAATGACGTCAGTTTAAAATGAGCTTCTGAAGCAACACCCCAATCATGCAGGTAATTGATCTGTTATTAATTATCTCCAAAGAAACCTTGTTAAAACTAacattgttccacagcagccacactgactctctgacaggccgtctcactgcagactcagacactatcactgatactttagtttgaatgaaacaagtgttTCTCTGTCAGGATCCATCAGAGACTCGGACccagacctggacctggacctgggcCTGGACCAAGACCCAGACCAGGAACCAGCTTTGTGTCCATGCAGAGTTACCGGTCAAAGGATCTTCCTACTGAATTCATATCAGACCAACATCCAtcccctcagaggtgagctgagtgtaaatgctgtaacagagtaaaatgcagcagagtcagtTCGATCAGTTTTTACTccaacatgtgtttaatgtgagctcagctctgcttcacatccatttctatgttcatatgtgaagcggtgtgtgttggatgttttccaccaacacagcagtcagagaggaaagaatgATGTTGGaggaggtgtttctgagtgtctgcaggtccagcagggggcgcctTTGTGCTTCGGCTCTAACACAGTGGAGGCAGGAGCTTCCACTCAGGGGGCCGGTGCTGCTGGATGGAGGACAGACAGATTCATTTAGAATTAAAAAGCTGAATGTCTGAACcacatggagctgatggaggtgtGATGTGTTCCAGGTTCAGCAGAGGAACAGTCAGCAGGGTGCTGGTTAGCTGCTTAAAGCTTTGACAAGTTCAGATTAGTGAGCAACAGAACTAAAGTTTGTCCTGAGAGGCTGAAATGAAACTTGGTAAACAGACAGGAACTCTGCTTCTTCCAGTTAACTGAACACAGCTTTGGAAGCTACAATGAAAGTTTGTCTCCCGTCTTTGGGAAACAATCATCAGATGATGTTGAACAGTCATCGTCTGAGGCCTTCACACTGGGAGCTGCCCAGTAcaaccagtctgatcccagcACACACTGGCTCTGGCTGCCTTGCTCCAGGGCACTTCAGCAGGGAGGGAAAGCTTTCTGAAGGGGTTGGTGAGAGCTGCTGGGACCCAACCAAAGTGGGCTGAAAGCTCCAAGCAGCTGCAGACTGAGCTGTTGGTTCTCAGTGGGATCAGCAGGACCAGTAAAGCTTTCCCACTACAGGGAGTCCTCTGACCCACTGCTCACATCCACACATCCCTTCATGCACCTTCGccttgtgttgctctctgtgtggacagacacaatgtgagctcattcttcatgattcctccacagagtggaccagcagagctcagagggtcccagtggtccgtctgcccagcagcatcaaacacagctggactccatatttatggtctgtacatgtacaacaactactttcccatctgttctgctcacagccatctccatgctgcactctgtagaccagtgggttgtcagtgtgtccaacatggatctgatgtttggctccatggtttcagtctgattggctcattcatatagttttctgttccagctgctggaggacaacatgctcacttttgtgaaggaagagctgaagaagatgcagaaggttctgagtccagattacccagaatgcttagagagtcagagggagggtgaggatgaagagcagaggagcagcagagaggcattagtgaagatcacagttcacttcctgaggagaatgaagcaggaggagctggctgaccgtctgcagagcagtaagaggatttctctaaaggtttaacctgctggataaatgacacatttactgatgtctcagcacacagagcagcagatgttcagatactcattcTTTACAGGGTTGGAATGTCTGtttactgatgttatttcttgtcttcattcagaacttgttgctgcagtttgtggacgtaaagttaaatgtgctctgaagaagaagttccagtgtgtgtttgaggggattcctaaagcaggaaagccaacccttctgaatcagatctacacagagctctacatcacagagggagggagcggagaggtcaatgatgaacatgaggtcagacagattgaagcagcatccaggaaagcaggcagagcagaaacatccatcagacaagaagacatctttaaaggcccacctggaagagatgaaccaatcagaacagtgatgacaaagggagtggctggcattgggaaaacagtcttaacacagaagttcactctggactgggctgaaggcaaagccaaccaggacatccagttcctgtttccattcactttcagagagctgaatgtgctgaaagagagaaagttcagcttggtggaacttgttcatcacttctttactgagaccaaagcagcaggaatctgcagctttgaacagttccaggttgtgttcatctttgacggtctggatgagtgtcgacttcctctggacttccacagcaaggagcccctgactgatgctacagagcccacctcagtggatgtgctgctgacaaacctcatcaggggggagctgcttccctctgctcgcctctggataaccacacgacctgcagcagccaatcagatccctcctggctgtgttggcatggtgacagaggtcagagggttcactgacccacagaaggaggagtacttcaggaagaggttcagagatgaggagcaggccagcaggatcatctcccacatgaagacatcccgaagcctccacatca from Odontesthes bonariensis isolate fOdoBon6 chromosome 11, fOdoBon6.hap1, whole genome shotgun sequence includes:
- the LOC142391948 gene encoding uncharacterized protein LOC142391948; translation: MDQNEDTETSLCGEHESQSKAQRKGQRPGPRSGSSQSELQKYLPLFKLQASKAEIHQRPEPEPEPEPEPEPSCVSFKSDRSKNFFINFKQNVPSAQQIHQRLGPRPGPGPGPGPRPRPGTSFVSMQSYRSKDLPTEFISDQHPSPQRVDQQSSEGPSGPSAQQHQTQLDSIFMLLEDNMLTFVKEELKKMQKVLSPDYPECLESQREGEDEEQRSSREALVKITVHFLRRMKQEELADRLQSSKRISLKV